One Anopheles marshallii chromosome 3, idAnoMarsDA_429_01, whole genome shotgun sequence genomic region harbors:
- the LOC128714379 gene encoding uncharacterized protein LOC128714379 yields the protein MEYKTKYVQDLCTTNTEIYEEVLQFALDENTFLYNVQNLRKSSLEALVYMLLVKQRGKCSNAMLRSEKFNLQSVVALIDQNHLRLQQDSETFRWILSALTLMVLIEPDVKSVRSQLETIVDAFDRDLHELPLYYDVVRTLLILGKEKPELISICRGLDGERMVRRLASESSVIRMKALACLQTMMEANTTLYDQWLSLLQDSKLMIESKVFILNQLMETLLRLSDRDDNILQTLQTDHVWLICIDGFTTKDPVCRKETSAFLQYAIRYAQQSGQKLDGLYFRWSAEKAESERLTSAWLAFVTIVEALQETQTHLILPALELIEKVDTLHIAWKNVLLRLLLKHENVRVVNHGLCYCLKNRSFDPTEAELENQLLETFNRIAVFENVSEMITHLKVYYSTLEAFAYLLHTIPTIGWNAIPYYCVATVINNRMNEIEMDSTGSLLSIQSLTNCVKICHSVKNLSLRYITLALLLKSIPQFVKQLKTDDSSAVLLTVVKEIEKLSLVFTMSLEKFQDATGSTFADYITTDAVIRCLENVDVLDKFFIEQLLGKRIPNQPAPEQKQLLDALFLTNKPVYLNVLYHLPALQISRSLSIAATIRYTMHNVMKAVETNQRIPSIMFRTLEQVLCLKRALMESQALDDLTSLVAHMLMIVSMRLEFFDYDQAVAIETIQLSRLFAVYRNDCTVAEQFFNTVSLKKLKDSFRRHQTTEPPTIDDLYEMIGEIYHCHFKAQNGPGGTFASEEVWSKLIDLLDVGNVHVLAQVQAILGSGSDANCYDDGGRLATVDRCYKEILIYRKSDHFMKLMENFIVMLLKPYIPANSHVVHRNAVEIHPRVTEYLGMLLEQANTINGLANVVFVVMFKILPETLLNWGAFGKLLLQGMTFGDVPKRDQKLECEVVEQSGMVVPFKLHFRCQAQADARVRVLCVVFLYRIVKTNHPDAMLFLFKIERMLIERFNQITTAKERYYANSITHRQKLRIVQALCVVLKLTGTKPYQLLEIMLYETNQPNINYLIELIVADSSIDTLTIANSLRNERVKVSGIQSVFVVLWLRCCQTNVLDEQYVYLLLPWTMAQNFSTRLYAQITIKKLIEKFSPAPIDHGPFKELYAAVNSYLRQGNVERNIEKCMKDFRFNSVFDYNNLLTVENIFHNIPKVSGAPAEDVVGTVMLQVSFLSLLLVPDNIGHALEFDELQAEKHETLFLAQSVGGAEFVQRKIIPLKSLEPNQDLLLGLPQHLCAKKMDCTEGMIVVASLVNRAPNLGGLARTCEIFAIKQLVINSLQDIDNKEFKALSMTAEKWLNVGELKAHKIVEYLEEMKAKGYAIVGAEQTTGSKPIQRLQFPKKCILVLGHEKNGLPADIIRHLDLIGEIPQFGVVRSLNVHVTGAIFMWEYAKQHHVVSEL from the exons ATGGAATATAAAACGAAATACGTGCAAGACTTATGCACAACCAACACGGAAATTTACGAAGAAGTGCTCCAGTTCGCGTTGGATGAGaatacatttttatacaaTGTACAAAATTTGCGGAAATCATCGCTCGAAGCACTGGTGTACATGTTGCTCGTAAAACAGCGTGGAAAATGTTCCAACGCGATGCTACGCAGTGAAAAATTCAACCTTCAGAGCGTTGTAGCACTTATCGATCAGAACCATTTGCGGCTTCAACAGGATAGTGAAACCTTCCGATGGATATTGAGTGCTCTAACTCTGATGGTTTTAATCGAGCCGGATGTCAAATCCGTTCGCTCCCAGCTGGAAACAATCGTGGATGCATTCGATCGTGATTTGCACGAGCTACCACTGTACTATGATGTGGTGCGAACTTTACTCATTTTAGGCAAAGAAAAACCGGAGCTAATTTCCATTTGTCGTGGGTTGGATGGTGAGCGAATGGTTCGTAGACTGGCATCGGAATCAAGCGTAATCCGGATGAAAGCATTGGCCTGCCTGCAAACGATGATGGAGGCCAACACCACGCTGTACGATCAGTGGCTGTCCCTGCTGCAAGACTCAAAGCTCATGATCGAAAGCAAAGTGTTCATACTAAACCAGCTGATGGAAACACTGCTGCGCTTAAGCGATAGGGACGATAACATATTGCAAACGTTGCAGACCGACCACGTCTGGTTGATATGTATCGATGGTTTCACTACCAAGGATCCCGTGTGTCGAAAGGAAACTTCAGCCTTTCTGCAGTACGCCATCCGTTATGCGCAACAGTCGGGCCAGAAGCTAGATGGACTCTATTTCCGTTGGTCGGCCGAGAAAGCGGAATCAGAACGACTCACTAGCGCATGGCTGGCGTTCGTGACCATTGTGGAAGCACTGCAAGAGACCCAGACGCATCTCATTTTACCAGCACTGGAACTGATCGAAAAAGTGGACACTTTGCATATCGCATGGAAAAACGTTCTACTTCGATTGTTACTGAAGCACGAGAATGTACGTGTTGTGAACCATGGATTGTGCTACTGCCTAAAGAACAGATCGTTCGATCCCACGGAAGCGGAACTGGAAAACCAATTGTTGGAGACATTTAATCGAATAGcagtttttgaaaatgtttcagaAATGATCACTCACCTCAAGGTGTACTACAGCACGCTGGAAGCGTTCGCCTATTTGTTGCACACTATTCCCACCATCGGATGGAACGCTATACCGTACTACTGCGTCGCAACCGTAATTAACAATCGAATGAACGAAATTGAAATGGATTCAACGGGAAGCCTTTTATCGATTCAATCACTAACGAATTGCGTCAAAATATGCCACAGCGTTAAGAACCTGTCGTTGCGGTATATTACGTTGGCGCTGCTGCTCAAAAGTATTCCTCAGTTTgtgaaacaattgaaaactGACGACAGCTCCGCCGTTTTGCTAACTGTAgtaaaggaaattgaaaagctCTCGTTAGTATTTACAATGTCGCTGGAAAAATTCCAGGATGCAACAGGTTCCACGTTCGCCGATTACATTACAACCGACGCGGTAATAcgttgtttggaaaatgtcGACGTTTTAGATAAATTTTTCATCGAACAGCTGCTAGGCAAGCGCATTCCAAACCAACCCGCTCCGGAACAGAAACAACTGCTAGACGCATTGTTCCTTACAAATAAGCCCGTTTATTTGAATGTGCTCTACCACCTCCCGGCATTACAAATATCTCGCTCGTTAAGTATTGCTGCTACCATACGGTACACGATGCACAATGTCATGAAAGCGGTAGAAACGAACCAAAGGATCCCTTCCATCATGTTCAGAACTCTCGAGCAAGTGCTCTGTCTAAAGCGAGCGTTGATGGAAAGCCAAGCCCTAGACGATTTGACCTCGCTGGTAGCGCACATGCTTATGATAGTGAGCATGCGGTTGGAGTTTTTCGATTATGATCAAGCAGTTGCCATAGAAACGATTCAGCTATCGCGGCTTTTTGCGGTATACAGGAATGACTGCACGGTAGCAGAGCAGTTTTTCAACACCGTATCACTAAAAAAGCTGAAGGACAGCTTTCGACGCCATCAAACCACGGAACCGCCAACGATTGATGACCTGTACGAAATGATTGGCGAAATCTATCATTGCCACTTCAAGGCCCAGAATGGACCGGGAGGAACGTTTGCATCCGAAGAAGTTTGGTCCAAACTGATCGATTTGCTCGACGTTGGCAATGTGCATGTTTTGGCGCAGGTACAAGCGATACTTGGATCGGGATCGGACGCAAACTGTTATGATGATGGCGGTCGATTAGCTACAGTGGATCGTTGTTAtaaggaaattttaatttaccgCAAATCTGATCATTTCATGAAGCTTatggaaaatttcattgtaatgcTATTGAAACCTTACATTCCTGCAAACAGCCATGTCGTTCACAGGAACGCGGTGGAAATCCACCCACGAGTTACCGAGTACCTTGGCATGTTACTCGAACAGGCCAACACCATCAATGGGTTGGCAAATGTGGTGTTTGTAGTCATGTTTAAAATCCTCCCCGAAACTCTTCTCAATTGGGGAGCTTTCGgtaagctgctgctgcagggCATGACTTTCGGGGATGTACCGAAGCGTGATCAAAA actGGAATGTGAGGTGGTCGAACAAAGCGGAATGGTCGTACC GTTCAAACTGCACTTCCGATGCCAAGCTCAGGCGGATGCTCGCGTTCGTGTGTTGTGCGTCGTGTTTCTGTACCGAATCGTCAAGACTAACCATCCGGATGCGATGCTCTTTCTGTTTAAAATAGAACGAATGTTGATTGAACGATTCAACCAAATCACAACAGCAAAGGAACGTTATTATGCCAATTCCATCACACACCGGCAGAAGCTGCGAATCGTACAAGCGCTGTGCGTGGTACTCAAACTGACCGGTACCAAACCGTACCAACTGCTGGAGATCATGCTGTACGAAACGAACCAGCCCAACATCAACTATCTGATCGAGCTGATCGTGGCGGACAGTTCGATCGACACGCTCACCATCGCCAACTCACTCCGAAACGAGAGGGTGAAAGTGTCCGGCATACAGTCGGTGTTCGTAGTGCTTTGGTTGCGCTGCTGTCAAACCAATGTGCTCGATGAGCAGTACGTCTACCTGCTGCTCCCGTGGACTATGgcacaaaacttttccacccggCTTTACGCACAAATAACGATCAAGAAGCTGATCGAGAAGTTTTCGCCCGCTCCGATCGACCACGGGCCCTTCAAGGAGCTTTACGCCGCGGTCAACAGCTACCTGCGGCAGGGCAATGTCGAGCGTAACATCGAGAAGTGTATGAAAGATTTTCGCTTCAACAGTGTGTTCGACTACAACAATCTGCTCACGGTGGAAAACATATTCCACAACATACCGAAAGTCTCGGGTGCTCCAGCGGAAGATGTTGTCGGAACAGTCATGCTGCAGGTAAGCTTCTTATCGCTTTTACTGGTTCCGGACAATATTGGCCATGCGCTCGAGTTTGACGAACTGCAGGCCGAAAAGCATGAAACTCTTTTCCTCGCCCAATCCGTGGGCGGTGCAGAATTCGTGCAGCGAAAGATAATTCCactgaaaagtttggaacCGAATCAAGATTTGCTGCTGGGGTTGCCGCAACATTTATGCGCTAAAAAGATG GACTGCACCGAAGGGATGATAGTGGTCGCCAGCTTGGTTAATCGTGCTCCAAACCTCGGTGGATTAGCGAGAACGTGTGAAATATTTGCCATCAAACAGCTCGTTATAAATTCGCTACAAGACATCGATAATAAAGAATTTAAAGCACTCAG CATGACTGCTGAGAAGTGGCTAAATGTGGGTGAGCTAAAGGCGCACAAGATAGTCGAGTATTTGGAGGAAATGAAGGCCAAAGGGTATGCGATAGTCGGTGCGGAACAAACTACCGGAAGCAAACCGATTCAGCGGTTACAATTTCCCAAAAAATGCATCCTCGTGTTGGG